A genomic region of Cannabis sativa cultivar Pink pepper isolate KNU-18-1 chromosome 1, ASM2916894v1, whole genome shotgun sequence contains the following coding sequences:
- the LOC115704846 gene encoding plasmodesmata-located protein 8, which produces MVKKSLHLHSTHKTILALLLLLLVYSLSSYGHAIKAHIFIYAGCSEEKYQPGSPFEGNLNSFLSSIVSSSSQALYNSFSMGNGSSTPPEAATYGLYQCRGDLKIIDCSKCIESAVNQIGLVCPYSYGAALQLEGCYVRYEHSDFLGKIDTGVRYKKCSKSVNNDVEFFRRRDDVLADLESAISFRVSSSGLVEGFAQCFGDLSPNDCSSCLAEAVGKLKTLCGSAAAADVFLAQCYARYWASGYYELSSDSTSEDDVGKTVAIIVGVLAGVAVLIVLLSICRKTMS; this is translated from the exons atggtGAAGAAGAGCCTTCATTTACACTCCACTCACAAAACAATCTtagctcttcttcttcttcttcttgtctATTCACTCAGTAGCTATGGCCACGCCATCAAAGCTCACATCTTCATCTACGCAGGGTGCTCTGAAGAGAAGTACCAACCAGGGTCACCATTTGAGGGAAACCTCAACTCATTCCTTTCATCAATAGTAAGCTCATCCTCTCAAGCCTTGTACAACAGCTTTTCCATGGGGAATGGAAGCTCAACCCCACCTGAGGCTGCCACTTATGGATTATACCAGTGCAGGGGTGATTTGAAGATCATTGATTGCTCTAAATGCATAGAGAGTGCAGTTAACCAAATTGGTTTGGTCTGTCCATATTCCTATGGAGCTGCTTTACAGTTAGAAGGTTGTTATGTTAGATATGAGCATTCTGACTTCTTGGGAAAGATTGATACAGGTGTTAGGTACAAGAAGTGTAGCAAAAGTGTAAATAATGATGTCGAGTTCTTTAGGCGAAGAGACGATGTCTTAGCTGATTTGGAAAGTGCCATTAGTTTTAGAGTTAGTAGTTCTGGTTTGGTTGAAGGTTTTGCTCAGTGTTTTGGTGATTTAAGTCCAAATGATTGCTCTTCTTGCCTTGCTGAGGCTGTTGGAAAGTTAAAAACTTTGTGTGGTTCTGCAGCAGCAGCTGATGTCTTCTTGGCACAATGTTATGCTCGTTATTGGGCTTCTGGCTACTATGAGTTATCCTCAG ACTCCACTAGTGAAGACGACGTGGGAAAAACAGTGGCCATTATAGTGGGTGTACTTGCAGGAGTAGCAGTTCTGATTGTGCTCCTTTCAATTTGTCGGAAAACAATGA GTTAA